A window of Cryptomeria japonica chromosome 3, Sugi_1.0, whole genome shotgun sequence contains these coding sequences:
- the LOC131874588 gene encoding uncharacterized protein LOC131874588 — protein MVFIKSVDASNEIKNAETLCNLLDGVVREVGVENVVQIITDNAAAYVSAGRMLMQRHPSITWSPCAAHCLDLVLEDIGKIGWVKKVVEDAKSVTKFIYNHTWVLALMRKYTNGKDLVRPGVTRFASHFITLQSILSAIPHLKQMFVSDAWLGSAYSKRPEPEKIVTIVFDDGFNKSGEELTTVTEPLVRVLRMVDGEGMPMGFIYEAMDRAKEAISHYYRGNARKCEIFWRIIDRRWTNQLHQPIHAFAYFLNPKFYFSDSFRADEEVMAGVITCIDKMTPDPELRDKVLDELEIYKSAEGRLFSSQLAIDRRGKQQPDLWWENYGAGTPNLQKIAIRVLSQPCSASGCERNWSVFESIHTKKRNRLSQKRLNDLVFVRYNLRLRVRQVEGVSHEAIDLDEIDPYGDWTMNEQNDGDDVLLTEEEIAEIERGAAQDAEGARLDEDEDEDEDDDEDYDFEEESSHHLDTTTPTPTTSSSRPEKLSYIRKNTKRKM, from the exons atggtattcataaagtctgttgatgcctcaaatgaaataaaaaatgcagagactttgtgtaatctgttggatggtgtggttcgggaagttggagttgagaatgttgtccaaattatcacggacaacgcagctgcatatgtatctgcaggtagaatgcttatgcagaggcatccttcgattacatggagtccttgtgctgcacattgcttggacttggtgctagaggacattgggaagattggatgggtgaagaaggtggttgaagatgcaaaaagtgtcaccaaattcatctacaaccatacttgggtgcttgctttgatgagaaaatacacaaatggcaaggaccttgtgcgacctggagtgacacgatttgctagccacttcatcactttgcagagcattcttagtgccattcctcatcttaagcaaatgtttgtgtcagatgcttggttggggtctgcatactccaaaagacctgaaCCAGAGAAGATTGTGACCATTGTTTTTGATGATgggttcaataaaagtggagaggagttgactacg gtgacagaacctttggtgagggttcttcgtatggtggatggagagggcatgccaatgggtttcatttatgaggccatggatagggccaaagaggccatttcacattactatcgtggaaatgcaagaaaatgtgaaatcttttggcgcatcattgatcgtaggtggacaaaccaactccaccaaccgatacatgccttcgcctactttttgaacccgaaattctacttctctgattcatttagggctgatgaggaggtcatggcaggtgttattacatgcattgataagatgacacctgatcctgagttgagagacaaggttcttgatgagttggag atctacaaaagtgcagaggggagactcttctcatcacaactagcaattgataggagaggaaaacaacaaccag atttatggtgggagaattatggtgccggcacgcctaatcttcaaaagatagctatccgtgttttgtctcagccatgcagtgcttctgggtgtgaacgaaattggagtgtctttgaaagcattcacacaaagaagagaaatagattgtcacaaaagcggctcaatgatctagtatttgttcggtacaaccttcgccttcgagttagacaggtggagggtgtttcacatgaggccattgacttggatgaaattgatccatatggtgattggaccatgaatgaacaaaatgatggtgatgatgtcctccttaccgaagaagaaattgcagaaatagagagaggagcagcacaagatgcagaaggagcaagattggatgaagatgaggacgaagatgaggatgatgatgaggactatgactttgaagaagaatcatctcaccatttagataccacaacacccactcctactacttctagctcaaggcctgaaaaattgagctatattaggaaaaatacaaagaggaagatgtag